In Daphnia magna isolate NIES linkage group LG7, ASM2063170v1.1, whole genome shotgun sequence, a single genomic region encodes these proteins:
- the LOC116926328 gene encoding extensin-2, whose translation MANCAAMMLLAVVSLMAGKAIGGPMGSSSGYYTSQAPYYTTTYAAPSYYTTKAPEYYTTTYAAPSYYTDAPKYYTTKAPEYYTTTYAAPAYYTEPPKYYSAPSYYAEAPVYSTTTYAPPSYYTEAPKYFTTKAPEYYRAPKYYAEPSYTTTTVAYYTTTEVAKYYVAPTYYAGTSQSYYSEPTYYTEAPQYYSAPSYYTTVATSYFTEPSYYTTYAAPASYPEAPKYLAPSYYTEAPIYYTEAPIYYTEAPIYYTEAPIYYTEAPIYYTEAPIYYTTYSKQSYYTEAPQYYTATSYYTTKAPEYYAVEKAEYYPTTYAAPSYYTEAPKFYPAPSYYTTKAPEYYTTKAPEYYTTKAPEYYTTKAPEYYTTKAPEYYTTKAPEYYTTKAPEYYTTKAPEYYTTKAPEYYTTKAPEYYTTKAPEYYTTPYVAPSYYSEAPKYYSGPSYRTETPKYYK comes from the exons ATGG CCAACTGCGCCGCAATGATGCTGCTGGCAGTTGTTTCCTTGATGGCTGGAAAAGCCATAGGTGGACCGATGGGCTCATCTTCCGGGTATTACACGAGTCAAGCGCCATACTACACCACGACGTATGCAGcccccagctactacaccaccaaggctccggAGTATTACACGACAACATATGCTGcccccagctactacaccgatgCGCCCAAGTACTATACGACCAAGGCACccgaatactacaccacaacgtATGCTGCTCCGGCCTACTACACTGAACCCCCGAAGTATTACTCGGCTCCAAGTTACTACGCAGAGGCACCAGTTTATTCCACCACAACATACGCTcctccaagctactacaccgaggcaccCAAATACTTCACAACAAAGGCACCGGAGTACTACAGAGCTCCCAAGTACTATGCTGAGCCCAGCTACACCACCACCACTGTTgcatactacaccacaacggAAGTAGCTAAGTACTACGTAGCTCCGACTTACTACGCTGGAACTTCCCAATCTTACTACAGTGAGCCCAcatactacaccgaggctccacAGTACTACTCTGCTCCGTCTTACTACACCACGGTTGCGACATCTTACTTCACCGAGCCCAGCTATTACACAACCTATGCTGCTCCGGCATCCTACCCCGAGGCTCCAAAATATTTGGCTCCtagttactacaccgaagctccgatttactacaccgaagctccgatttactacaccgaagctccgatttactacaccgaagctccgatttactacaccgaagctccgatttactacaccgaagctccGATTTACTACACCACATATTCCAAACaaagctactacaccgaggcaccACAATACTACACTGCCACTTCTTATTATACCACTAAGGCTCCGGAGTACTACGCAGTGGAGAAGGCCGAATACTACCCTACCACTTATGCTGCTCCttcttactacactgaagctccAAAGTTCTATCCGgccccaagttactacaccaccaaggctcccgagtactacaccaccaaggctcccgagtactacaccaccaaggctcccgagtactacaccaccaaggctcccgagtactacaccaccaaggctcccgagtactacaccaccaaggctcccgagtactacaccaccaaggctcccgagtactacaccaccaaggctcccgagtactacaccaccaaggctcccgagtactacaccaccaaggctcccgagtactacaccaccaaggctcccgagtactacaccaccccATACGTCGCCCCCAGCTACTACAGCGAAGCTCCGAAATATTATTCAGGTCCCAGCTACAGAACTGAAACACCAAAGTATTACAAATAG
- the LOC123474582 gene encoding adhesive plaque matrix protein-like isoform X3, producing MGIHGITLLITVAVMAGSCIAVPMGSPSSSYGGYSYQTTTAAPYYTTTYAAPSYYTTKVPEYYPTTNAAPTYYTEAPKYYSTKAPEYYTTTYAAPTYYTEEPKYYSAPSYYTEAPVYYTTPSYYTEAPSYYTTKAEAPKYYSAPSYTTTVSYYTTTEAPKYYVAPTYYTEAAPSYYSEPTYYTEPTYYTEAPKYYAAPSYYTTTAPSYYVEPTYYTTTYAAPSYYTEAAEYYTTKAPEYYTTKAEYYTTTYSASAYYTEAPKYSAPQYTTTYAAPSYYTEAPKYYTTTYAAPVYYTGAPQYYTTKATEYYTTAGQEYYTKKAEYYTTPYAAPAYFTEAPKYYTTTYATPAYYTEAAEYYTTKAAEYYTTTYAAPAYYTEAPKYYQTEAPKYYRTEAPRYYTTKAPEYTTAYAAPSYYTEAPKYYTTTYATPSYYTEAPKYY from the exons ATGG GTATCCATGGCATTACACTTCTAATTACTGTTGCCGTTATGGCTGGATCGTGCATAGCTGTGCCAATGGGTTCTCCGTCTTCTAGCTATGGtggttattcataccaaactaccactgctgcgccgtactacacgACGACGTATGCTGCCCCCAGTTATTACACTACAAAGGTGCCCGAGTACTACCCCACAACAAATGCGGCACccacttactacaccgaggctcccaaGTATTACAGCACGaaggctcctgaatactacaccaccacgtATGCAGCTCCGACTTACTATACGGAGGAACCAAAATACTACTCCGCACCGAGCTATTACACGGAAGCGCCAGTATATTATACCactccaagctactacaccgaggctccctCCTACTATACCACAAAGGCCGAGGCCCCAAAATATTACTCTGCTCCAAGCTACACTACAACCGTGTCGTACTACACAACTACAGAGGCGCCTAAGTATTACGTAGCTCCAACCTACTACACCGAAGCCGCCCCATCTTACTACTCTGAAccgacctactacactgaaccgacctactacactgaagccccgaagtactacgctgccccaagttactacaccacgactGCTCCTTCGTACTACGTCGAACCTacttactacaccacaacttatGCTGCTCCGTCTTACTATActgaggctgctgaatactacacaactaaagcCCCGGAGTATTATACCACgaaagctgaatactacaccaccacttactCCGCTTCAGCTtattacactgaggctcccaaatATTCGGCTCCACAATATACTACAACATATGCTGCCCCAAGCTATTATACAGAAGCCCCGAAGtactacactacaacatatgcCGCTCCGGTTTACTACACCGGAGCTCCTCAATACTATACCACAAAGGCcactgaatactacacaactgcCGGCCAGGAGTATTACACGAAGAAAGctgagtactacaccacaCCATACGCTGCTCCAGCTTACTTCACCGAGGCGCCtaagtactacaccaccacctACGCTACTCcggcttactacactgag gctgctgaatactacaccacaaaggctgctgaatactacacaaccacttacgctgctccagcttactacactgaggccccCAAATATTACCAGACTGAGGCCCCTAAATATTACCGGACTGAGGCTCCAAGATATTATACTACAAAGGCCCCCGAGTATACCACAGCATATGCTGCACCgagctactacactgaagctccgaaatactacacaacaacctatgcaaccccatcctactacactgaggctcccaagtactaTTAA
- the LOC123474582 gene encoding adhesive plaque matrix protein-like isoform X1, whose translation MGIHGITLLITVAVMAGSCIAVPMGSPSSSYGGYSYQTTTAAPYYTTTYAAPSYYTTKVPEYYPTTNAAPTYYTEAPKYYSTKAPEYYTTTYAAPTYYTEEPKYYSAPSYYTEAPVYYTTPSYYTEAPSYYTTKAEAPKYYSAPSYTTTVSYYTTTEAPKYYVAPTYYTEAAPSYYSEPTYYTEPTYYTEAPKYYAAPSYYTTTAPSYYVEPTYYTTTYAAPSYYTEAAEYYTTKAPEYYTTKAEYYTTTYSASAYYTEAPKYSAPQYTTTYAAPSYYTEAPKYYTTTYAAPVYYTGAPQYYTTKATEYYTTAGQEYYTKKAEYYTTPYAAPAYFTEAPKYYTTTYATPAYYTEAAEYYTTKAAEYYTTKAAEYYTTTYAAPAYYTEAPKYYQTEAPKYYRTEAPRYYTTKAPEYTTAYAAPSYYTEAPKYYTTTYATPSYYTEAPKYY comes from the exons ATGG GTATCCATGGCATTACACTTCTAATTACTGTTGCCGTTATGGCTGGATCGTGCATAGCTGTGCCAATGGGTTCTCCGTCTTCTAGCTATGGtggttattcataccaaactaccactgctgcgccgtactacacgACGACGTATGCTGCCCCCAGTTATTACACTACAAAGGTGCCCGAGTACTACCCCACAACAAATGCGGCACccacttactacaccgaggctcccaaGTATTACAGCACGaaggctcctgaatactacaccaccacgtATGCAGCTCCGACTTACTATACGGAGGAACCAAAATACTACTCCGCACCGAGCTATTACACGGAAGCGCCAGTATATTATACCactccaagctactacaccgaggctccctCCTACTATACCACAAAGGCCGAGGCCCCAAAATATTACTCTGCTCCAAGCTACACTACAACCGTGTCGTACTACACAACTACAGAGGCGCCTAAGTATTACGTAGCTCCAACCTACTACACCGAAGCCGCCCCATCTTACTACTCTGAAccgacctactacactgaaccgacctactacactgaagccccgaagtactacgctgccccaagttactacaccacgactGCTCCTTCGTACTACGTCGAACCTacttactacaccacaacttatGCTGCTCCGTCTTACTATActgaggctgctgaatactacacaactaaagcCCCGGAGTATTATACCACgaaagctgaatactacaccaccacttactCCGCTTCAGCTtattacactgaggctcccaaatATTCGGCTCCACAATATACTACAACATATGCTGCCCCAAGCTATTATACAGAAGCCCCGAAGtactacactacaacatatgcCGCTCCGGTTTACTACACCGGAGCTCCTCAATACTATACCACAAAGGCcactgaatactacacaactgcCGGCCAGGAGTATTACACGAAGAAAGctgagtactacaccacaCCATACGCTGCTCCAGCTTACTTCACCGAGGCGCCtaagtactacaccaccacctACGCTACTCcggcttactacactgag gctgctgaatactacaccacaaaggctgctgaatactacaccacaaaggctgctgaatactacacaaccacttacgctgctccagcttactacactgaggccccCAAATATTACCAGACTGAGGCCCCTAAATATTACCGGACTGAGGCTCCAAGATATTATACTACAAAGGCCCCCGAGTATACCACAGCATATGCTGCACCgagctactacactgaagctccgaaatactacacaacaacctatgcaaccccatcctactacactgaggctcccaagtactaTTAA
- the LOC123474582 gene encoding adhesive plaque matrix protein-like isoform X4 — translation MGIHGITLLITVAVMAGSCIAVPMGSPSSSYGGYSYQTTTAAPYYTTTYAAPSYYTTKVPEYYPTTNAAPTYYTEAPKYYSTKAPEYYTTTYAAPTYYTEEPKYYSAPSYYTEAPVYYTTPSYYTEAPSYYTTKAEAPKYYSAPSYTTTVSYYTTTEAPKYYVAPTYYTEAAPSYYSEPTYYTEPTYYTEAPKYYAAPSYYTTTAPSYYVEPTYYTTTYAAPSYYTEAAEYYTTKAPEYYTTKAEYYTTTYSASAYYTEAPKYSAPQYTTTYAAPVYYTGAPQYYTTKATEYYTTAGQEYYTKKAEYYTTPYAAPAYFTEAPKYYTTTYATPAYYTEAAEYYTTKAAEYYTTKAAEYYTTTYAAPAYYTEAPKYYQTEAPKYYRTEAPRYYTTKAPEYTTAYAAPSYYTEAPKYYTTTYATPSYYTEAPKYY, via the exons ATGG GTATCCATGGCATTACACTTCTAATTACTGTTGCCGTTATGGCTGGATCGTGCATAGCTGTGCCAATGGGTTCTCCGTCTTCTAGCTATGGtggttattcataccaaactaccactgctgcgccgtactacacgACGACGTATGCTGCCCCCAGTTATTACACTACAAAGGTGCCCGAGTACTACCCCACAACAAATGCGGCACccacttactacaccgaggctcccaaGTATTACAGCACGaaggctcctgaatactacaccaccacgtATGCAGCTCCGACTTACTATACGGAGGAACCAAAATACTACTCCGCACCGAGCTATTACACGGAAGCGCCAGTATATTATACCactccaagctactacaccgaggctccctCCTACTATACCACAAAGGCCGAGGCCCCAAAATATTACTCTGCTCCAAGCTACACTACAACCGTGTCGTACTACACAACTACAGAGGCGCCTAAGTATTACGTAGCTCCAACCTACTACACCGAAGCCGCCCCATCTTACTACTCTGAAccgacctactacactgaaccgacctactacactgaagccccgaagtactacgctgccccaagttactacaccacgactGCTCCTTCGTACTACGTCGAACCTacttactacaccacaacttatGCTGCTCCGTCTTACTATActgaggctgctgaatactacacaactaaagcCCCGGAGTATTATACCACgaaagctgaatactacaccaccacttactCCGCTTCAGCTtattacactgaggctcccaaatATTCGGCTCCACAA tacactacaacatatgcCGCTCCGGTTTACTACACCGGAGCTCCTCAATACTATACCACAAAGGCcactgaatactacacaactgcCGGCCAGGAGTATTACACGAAGAAAGctgagtactacaccacaCCATACGCTGCTCCAGCTTACTTCACCGAGGCGCCtaagtactacaccaccacctACGCTACTCcggcttactacactgag gctgctgaatactacaccacaaaggctgctgaatactacaccacaaaggctgctgaatactacacaaccacttacgctgctccagcttactacactgaggccccCAAATATTACCAGACTGAGGCCCCTAAATATTACCGGACTGAGGCTCCAAGATATTATACTACAAAGGCCCCCGAGTATACCACAGCATATGCTGCACCgagctactacactgaagctccgaaatactacacaacaacctatgcaaccccatcctactacactgaggctcccaagtactaTTAA